The following are from one region of the Stanieria cyanosphaera PCC 7437 genome:
- the moeB gene encoding molybdopterin-synthase adenylyltransferase MoeB produces the protein MLNPNLDEIELTQDDYQRYSRHIILPEVGLEGQKRLKAASVLCIGSGGLGSPLLLYLAAAGIGRIGIVDFDVVDHSNLQRQIIHGTSSVGKPKIESAKQRILEINPYCQIDLYQTALTSANALDIFAPYNVIVDGTDNFPTRYLTNDACVLLNKPNVYGSIFRFEGQATVFNYQDGPNYRDLYPEPPPPGMVPSCAEGGVLGVLPGIIGTIQATETIKIILGAENTLSGRLLLYNAWDMKFRELKLRPNPVRPVIEKLIDYEQFCGIPQAKAAEAQQQQTISEMTVQELKQLLDSNADDFVLIDVRNPNEYQIAKIPGSVLVPLPEIEDGAGVEKIKQLVNGHRLIAHCKLGGRSAKALNILKQVGIEGTNVKGGIAAWSQEIDSNVPLY, from the coding sequence ATGTTAAATCCCAATTTGGATGAAATAGAACTAACTCAAGACGACTATCAGCGATATTCTCGTCATATTATTTTGCCAGAGGTAGGACTGGAGGGACAGAAACGCTTAAAAGCAGCTAGTGTTCTCTGCATTGGCAGTGGTGGACTTGGTTCACCTTTGTTGCTTTACTTGGCAGCAGCAGGAATTGGTAGAATTGGCATTGTCGATTTTGATGTAGTCGATCATTCCAATTTACAACGTCAAATTATTCACGGCACATCTTCGGTAGGGAAACCTAAAATCGAATCAGCCAAACAGAGAATTTTAGAGATAAATCCTTATTGTCAGATAGATTTATACCAAACTGCGCTAACTTCAGCTAATGCCCTCGATATTTTTGCTCCCTATAATGTTATAGTCGATGGGACAGATAATTTTCCTACTCGTTATTTGACCAACGATGCTTGTGTTCTTTTAAACAAGCCGAATGTTTATGGTTCGATTTTCCGTTTTGAAGGACAAGCAACTGTCTTTAATTACCAAGATGGACCAAACTATCGTGATTTATATCCCGAACCACCACCGCCAGGAATGGTGCCTTCCTGTGCTGAGGGAGGAGTTTTAGGAGTACTTCCAGGTATCATTGGCACAATCCAAGCTACAGAAACGATCAAAATTATTCTTGGTGCAGAAAATACTCTCAGTGGTAGATTGCTGCTTTACAATGCTTGGGATATGAAGTTCCGTGAACTCAAACTACGACCCAATCCTGTACGTCCTGTCATTGAAAAATTAATTGATTACGAACAATTTTGCGGTATTCCTCAAGCTAAAGCAGCCGAAGCACAACAGCAACAAACAATCTCAGAAATGACGGTACAAGAGCTAAAGCAGTTACTTGATAGCAATGCCGATGATTTTGTTTTGATTGATGTTCGCAATCCCAATGAATATCAAATAGCTAAAATCCCTGGTTCTGTTTTAGTTCCTTTGCCAGAAATTGAAGATGGTGCTGGTGTAGAAAAAATTAAACAATTAGTCAATGGTCATCGTTTAATCGCTCATTGTAAATTGGGTGGAAGATCGGCAAAAGCTCTAAACATCCTGAAACAAGTTGGTATTGAAGGTACGAACGTTAAAGGCGGTATTGCTGCTTGGAGTCAAGAAATAGATTCTAACGTTCCGCTTTATTAA
- a CDS encoding potassium channel family protein, with the protein MKTRIIVSGLGRTGYKIYTLLRQQRADVVGISDRPISVSPTEKIIIGNSTSATTLINAGIKEAQTLILAHNDDALNLAILTQARLINPRVRIINRLFNQTLGERLDQTLPDHFTMSVASLSAPIFTFAALGSAAIGQLKLFNQTWPIHEEIIDQDHPWLGKSLKELWNNPSRMLIYYLPTEGEIDLVSAVIKGKTLQPGDHLIIGTKPTIRYQRRSYWQKVVKAVTNLPQYQRYARSVAVVSLFLLLMIFLATLTYVSVSFNTSIVDALYFSVGMITGAGGQEQVAEKAPDGIKIFTTVMMLVGAGVIGICYALINDFILGSRLKQAWDAARVPTHHHHIVCGLGGIGIQIVRQLHQQGHEVVVIDSDPNNRFLHTARSLGVPVIIEDGSLNATLKAVNCDRAVSLIAVTSNDMINLEIALTAKALAPQIATIVRSYDPQFAQSMQEVFEFDRVLSPIELSTHSFVAAALGGRILGNGMTQDLLWVALATMITAKHPFCGMKIQDAAMKADFVPLYLERNGHTIHSWDLLKTLLTPEDILYLTMPASNLEQLWRTPPSEELVFH; encoded by the coding sequence ATGAAAACCCGGATCATTGTGTCTGGTCTTGGTCGTACTGGGTATAAAATCTATACATTACTGCGACAACAAAGAGCAGATGTCGTCGGGATTAGCGATCGCCCGATTAGTGTCTCACCTACAGAAAAAATTATCATCGGGAATTCGACTTCAGCCACTACTTTAATTAATGCAGGAATTAAAGAAGCTCAAACTTTGATTTTGGCTCATAATGATGATGCGCTTAATTTAGCAATTTTGACTCAAGCTCGATTGATTAATCCTCGGGTTCGGATTATTAATCGTTTATTCAATCAGACTTTGGGCGAGCGTCTCGATCAAACTCTGCCCGACCACTTTACGATGAGTGTAGCTTCTTTATCTGCACCCATTTTTACCTTTGCAGCCTTGGGCAGTGCAGCGATTGGACAATTAAAATTATTTAATCAAACTTGGCCTATTCATGAGGAAATTATTGATCAAGATCATCCTTGGTTAGGTAAATCCTTAAAAGAATTGTGGAACAATCCCAGTAGAATGCTCATTTATTATCTTCCTACTGAAGGAGAAATCGATTTAGTTTCCGCAGTGATCAAAGGAAAAACTTTACAACCAGGAGATCATCTGATTATCGGTACTAAACCGACTATTCGCTACCAACGTCGTTCTTACTGGCAAAAAGTTGTTAAAGCAGTTACTAATTTACCTCAATATCAAAGATATGCTCGTTCGGTTGCGGTCGTTAGTTTGTTTTTATTATTGATGATTTTTTTGGCAACTCTAACCTATGTCAGTGTGAGTTTTAATACTTCAATTGTCGACGCACTCTATTTTTCCGTCGGCATGATCACAGGAGCAGGAGGACAAGAACAAGTCGCTGAAAAAGCTCCCGATGGGATTAAAATTTTTACAACGGTAATGATGTTGGTCGGGGCAGGAGTAATTGGAATTTGCTACGCTTTGATTAACGATTTTATTTTGGGTAGCCGTCTTAAACAAGCTTGGGATGCTGCCAGAGTGCCAACCCATCATCATCATATTGTCTGTGGTTTGGGCGGAATTGGGATTCAAATTGTTAGACAGCTACATCAACAAGGACATGAAGTTGTTGTGATCGATTCAGATCCTAACAATCGATTTCTGCATACGGCTCGTTCTCTAGGAGTACCTGTAATTATCGAAGATGGTAGTCTGAATGCTACTCTCAAAGCAGTTAATTGCGACCGCGCTGTTAGTCTGATTGCGGTTACGAGCAACGACATGATTAATTTAGAAATAGCTCTAACAGCTAAAGCACTTGCTCCTCAAATAGCCACAATTGTTAGGAGTTACGATCCGCAGTTTGCTCAATCAATGCAAGAAGTCTTTGAATTTGATCGAGTTTTGTCTCCAATTGAATTATCAACCCATTCCTTTGTTGCTGCTGCTTTGGGTGGCAGAATTTTAGGTAATGGCATGACTCAAGATTTACTCTGGGTAGCCTTAGCTACAATGATCACCGCCAAACATCCTTTTTGTGGCATGAAAATTCAAGATGCAGCCATGAAAGCAGATTTTGTTCCTCTTTATTTAGAAAGAAATGGTCATACTATTCACAGTTGGGATTTATTAAAAACCTTGCTTACTCCTGAAGATATTTTGTATTTAACCATGCCGGCTAGCAATTTAGAGCAGTTGTGGCGAACTCCTCCTTCAGAAGAGTTGGTTTTTCATTAA
- a CDS encoding type II toxin-antitoxin system HicA family toxin, translating into MSKLKKLILQFLQKPPEVSFGDVVYVLKAFGFEEQRSKGSHHSFRDSQGRKITIPKKGGQKVKGVYVQKIVELLNLKEDKNDSI; encoded by the coding sequence ATGAGCAAATTAAAAAAACTCATCCTTCAATTTCTCCAAAAGCCTCCTGAAGTTAGTTTTGGGGATGTAGTTTATGTACTAAAAGCATTTGGTTTTGAAGAACAACGCTCTAAAGGTAGTCATCATAGCTTTAGAGATTCCCAAGGCAGAAAAATTACTATTCCCAAAAAAGGAGGGCAAAAAGTTAAGGGAGTTTATGTGCAGAAAATTGTTGAACTTTTAAATCTCAAGGAAGACAAAAATGACAGCATTTAA
- a CDS encoding LysR family transcriptional regulator — protein sequence MRIEQLQAFLAVTETGNFGQAAKKCGVTQSTISRQIQSLEQDLGLLLFHRTSQAKLTVGGEKLLPRALKICQEWEKVCAEFTDLAAGKQPELCVAAIHSVCAHYLPPVLQKFCATHPEIQLRVTALGSDRALKVLRDGLVDVAIVMNNRFLTSSAEMVVDVLYEEEIQVLMSVDHPLTKYETITWSELVKYPQVVFKDGYGMQRLVQEWFARHNVEPKTIMELNTLDAFRGVVRQGEIIALLPQAALIESRKDPTLAVRSISTPDQLISQDISSVELKNHLTRQVVLVTTSDRLSIPPIAYFCNLVKQMNHITTTLLNEKQLVGNC from the coding sequence ATGCGGATTGAACAACTACAAGCTTTTTTAGCTGTGACAGAAACTGGTAATTTTGGGCAGGCAGCCAAAAAATGTGGGGTAACTCAATCTACAATCAGTCGTCAAATTCAATCTTTAGAACAAGATTTAGGCTTACTTCTGTTTCATCGTACTTCTCAAGCCAAACTAACGGTAGGCGGAGAAAAATTATTACCCCGCGCCCTAAAAATTTGCCAGGAATGGGAAAAAGTTTGTGCTGAGTTTACTGATTTGGCAGCAGGAAAACAACCAGAACTTTGTGTCGCAGCAATTCATTCTGTGTGCGCTCATTATCTTCCGCCAGTGTTACAGAAATTTTGTGCTACTCATCCAGAAATTCAGTTACGGGTAACAGCGTTGGGAAGCGATCGCGCTTTGAAGGTGTTACGAGATGGTTTGGTAGATGTGGCGATTGTGATGAATAATCGTTTTTTAACTTCTTCAGCAGAAATGGTAGTTGATGTTCTTTATGAAGAAGAAATTCAAGTTTTGATGTCAGTCGATCATCCCCTAACTAAATATGAAACTATTACTTGGTCAGAATTAGTTAAATATCCCCAAGTCGTATTTAAAGATGGTTATGGAATGCAAAGATTGGTACAAGAATGGTTTGCCCGTCACAATGTCGAACCAAAAACAATTATGGAATTGAATACACTTGATGCTTTTAGAGGTGTAGTCAGACAAGGAGAAATCATTGCCTTACTTCCTCAAGCAGCTTTAATTGAATCTCGAAAAGATCCTACTTTAGCAGTTCGTTCAATTAGTACACCCGATCAGTTAATCTCTCAGGATATTTCATCCGTAGAACTTAAAAACCATTTAACTCGTCAGGTAGTCTTAGTCACCACAAGCGATCGCTTGTCAATTCCGCCAATTGCTTATTTTTGCAATCTGGTTAAACAAATGAATCACATTACAACTACTTTATTGAATGAGAAACAATTAGTAGGTAATTGCTAA
- a CDS encoding GGDEF domain-containing response regulator, producing the protein MSDLYNEVSKGNILIVDDLPDDLRLLSSILSKHGYQVNCVVNGEMALNAVRNNLPDIILLDVMIPVIDGYKVCQIIKTNERTRKIPVIFLSGLDSESDKVQAFKLGAVDYITKPFFIDEVVIRIETQLAFAREQNKLAAIIEEQIHERQIVEKQLNQSQALLAGVLNSSLDGVAAFESVRNKEGKIIDFRWVVANPVAAMTVGETRDSLLSQCLFDQLPGHLFDGLFKLFIQVVENCIVLEQEHFYKSDSLQAWFQIVAVKLNDGFAMTFRDISDRKQMEIALKEANCELKRQANIDSLTQVANRRRFDEYIIQEWSRCAREKQFLSLILCDVDYFKAYNDKYGHQAGDDCLYKVAQGMSYIVRRPADLVFRYGGEEFAIILPFTSGEGAIRVAEAIRQEIKQLKIPHNLSQVNPYVTLSLGISSIIPHANSTPELLISAADRALYEAKAQGRDRVLYNGLEIPFF; encoded by the coding sequence ATGAGCGATTTGTACAACGAAGTATCCAAAGGAAATATATTAATTGTTGACGATCTGCCAGATGATTTACGCTTGTTGTCATCTATTTTAAGCAAGCATGGTTATCAAGTTAATTGCGTAGTTAATGGAGAAATGGCATTAAATGCTGTTAGAAACAATCTTCCTGACATAATCTTGCTTGATGTTATGATCCCGGTCATAGATGGTTACAAAGTATGTCAAATTATTAAAACTAATGAACGAACTCGCAAAATTCCGGTCATTTTTTTGAGTGGATTAGATTCAGAATCTGATAAAGTACAAGCTTTTAAATTAGGAGCAGTAGATTATATTACTAAACCTTTTTTTATTGATGAAGTAGTGATTAGAATTGAAACTCAATTGGCTTTTGCTAGAGAACAAAACAAGTTAGCAGCAATTATTGAAGAACAAATTCACGAACGTCAAATTGTCGAAAAGCAACTAAATCAATCTCAAGCTCTTTTGGCTGGAGTTTTAAATAGTTCTTTAGATGGTGTAGCAGCTTTTGAATCTGTACGAAATAAAGAGGGAAAAATAATTGATTTTCGTTGGGTAGTAGCTAATCCAGTAGCAGCAATGACAGTGGGAGAAACCAGAGATAGTTTGTTGAGTCAGTGTTTATTTGATCAATTACCAGGACACTTATTTGATGGACTTTTTAAGTTATTTATTCAAGTAGTAGAAAATTGTATTGTTTTAGAACAAGAGCATTTTTATAAATCTGATTCTCTGCAAGCTTGGTTTCAAATTGTGGCAGTCAAGTTGAACGATGGGTTTGCGATGACTTTTCGGGATATTAGCGATCGCAAGCAAATGGAAATAGCTTTGAAAGAAGCTAATTGTGAACTTAAACGTCAGGCTAATATCGATAGTTTGACTCAAGTTGCTAATCGTCGTCGTTTTGATGAATATATTATTCAAGAATGGTCAAGATGCGCCCGAGAAAAACAGTTTCTATCTCTTATTTTATGTGATGTTGATTATTTCAAAGCCTACAATGACAAATATGGACATCAAGCAGGAGATGATTGTCTTTATAAAGTAGCTCAAGGAATGAGTTACATTGTTAGACGTCCAGCAGATTTAGTGTTTCGATATGGTGGGGAGGAATTTGCGATTATTCTTCCTTTTACTAGTGGTGAAGGTGCAATTAGAGTAGCCGAAGCAATTAGACAAGAAATTAAGCAACTAAAAATCCCTCATAATTTATCTCAAGTTAATCCATACGTAACTCTTAGTTTAGGTATTTCTAGTATTATTCCTCATGCTAATTCTACTCCTGAACTGTTAATTTCTGCTGCCGATCGCGCTTTGTATGAAGCTAAAGCTCAAGGACGCGATCGCGTTCTTTACAATGGTTTAGAAATTCCTTTTTTTTAA
- a CDS encoding pentapeptide repeat-containing protein, whose product MPSVDNRTELSSKEDYFLTAQDLINQVNSGASLVGKDLSKTDLYAIDLSGVDLTNANLSQATLTNANLSGANLTGANLTGTDLRGINLTGANLTGANLEGAYLNRSDLRQANFTDAKLDNVKLQVSLYDQATIFPEGFNYKNSGAVGPGANLNGAYLNTANLRRVDLTGAKLIGAYLSGADLTEAILENVSLSGANLQKAFLTGACLRNARLGSVELQGADLRAADLTGADLSHLQSIAGADFSLVKGLSQSDRAKLMSYPAQQLSTWNPYTRRNTLDSLNICV is encoded by the coding sequence ATGCCGAGTGTTGATAACCGCACAGAACTTTCATCAAAAGAAGATTACTTTTTAACTGCTCAAGATCTTATTAATCAAGTTAATTCAGGAGCAAGTTTGGTAGGGAAAGATTTGAGTAAGACTGATCTATACGCCATTGACTTGAGTGGGGTCGATCTTACTAATGCTAACTTGAGTCAAGCTACTCTTACTAACGCCAATTTAAGTGGTGCTAACTTAACAGGTGCAAATTTAACAGGTACTGATTTAAGAGGTATTAATTTAACAGGTGCAAACTTAACAGGTGCGAATCTTGAAGGAGCATACCTAAATCGTTCCGATCTGCGTCAGGCAAATTTTACAGATGCAAAGCTTGACAATGTTAAACTACAAGTATCTCTTTATGACCAAGCAACTATTTTTCCTGAAGGATTCAATTATAAAAATTCTGGTGCGGTTGGCCCTGGTGCGAATCTCAATGGAGCTTATCTCAACACTGCTAATTTACGTAGAGTTGATTTAACAGGTGCTAAATTAATTGGTGCTTATCTTTCAGGAGCAGATCTAACTGAAGCTATTTTAGAAAATGTTTCTTTAAGTGGTGCAAATCTACAAAAAGCCTTTTTAACTGGTGCTTGTTTGCGTAATGCTCGTTTAGGAAGTGTAGAATTACAAGGAGCAGATCTTAGAGCAGCAGATTTGACTGGAGCAGATTTAAGTCATCTTCAAAGTATTGCAGGTGCAGATTTTAGTTTAGTCAAAGGATTGAGTCAAAGCGATCGCGCTAAACTAATGAGTTATCCCGCACAACAATTATCGACTTGGAATCCTTATACCCGTAGAAATACTCTTGATAGTCTCAACATTTGCGTGTAA
- a CDS encoding sugar phosphorylase, with the protein MTVSIEQVKHFSWKVKPLLQRLYGKEAAEKLVDKIYLLLAEHFAPLKEENLNKWSQNNVLLITYGDSVINPTTAEKPLTTLDRFLTKYFHETVTGIHILPFFPYSSDDGFAVIDYLQVNPKLGDWEDIENIASKFNLMVDLVINHVSSQSVWFKQYQQGEKPGCDYFIEVEPSIDLSEVVRPRSSSLLAPVKTVNGTKYLWATFSHDQLDLNFANPDVLIEFIKIILFYVQRGAKYIRLDAVGYLWKKIGTSCIHLTETHAAIRLMRELLQMLNADVALITETNVPNRENLSYFGNRDEAHMIYNFSLPPLLLNALLQGKSEHLKTWMMSMPPAPIGCAYLNFTASHDGIGVRPAEGLLAEEEYHQLLETMQKFGGQISMRQKADGTESPYEINISLFDALRGTVRGEDQWQVERFICSQTIMMSIEGIPAFYIHSLLATPNDYDNVAKTGRKRSINRHQWEINQLEELLSDPQSPQSRVLKELSRRIKIRRRQPAFHPNATQYTLHPMNKTLFAFWRQSRERDQSIFCIFNLSDRQQKLRLSYLNLVCTDTWYDLIGNKILDEQDDKMMLKPYQSIWLTNKF; encoded by the coding sequence ATGACGGTATCGATAGAACAAGTCAAACATTTTTCCTGGAAAGTAAAACCATTACTCCAAAGACTGTATGGTAAAGAGGCAGCAGAAAAACTGGTAGACAAAATTTATCTTCTACTGGCAGAACATTTCGCACCGTTAAAAGAAGAAAATTTAAATAAATGGAGTCAAAATAACGTTCTTCTCATTACTTACGGTGATAGTGTAATTAATCCTACTACAGCAGAAAAGCCTTTAACTACTCTCGATCGCTTTCTCACTAAATATTTTCATGAGACAGTTACGGGAATTCATATTTTACCTTTTTTTCCCTATAGTTCTGATGACGGTTTTGCTGTAATTGATTATCTGCAAGTCAATCCCAAATTGGGAGATTGGGAAGATATTGAAAACATTGCCAGTAAATTCAATTTAATGGTTGATTTGGTAATCAATCATGTTTCCAGTCAAAGTGTTTGGTTTAAACAATATCAGCAAGGAGAGAAACCTGGATGTGATTATTTTATTGAAGTAGAACCAAGTATAGATCTTAGCGAAGTAGTTCGTCCCCGCAGCAGTTCACTTTTAGCCCCAGTTAAAACAGTTAATGGAACAAAGTATCTCTGGGCGACTTTTAGTCACGATCAACTCGATCTCAATTTTGCTAACCCTGATGTTTTGATCGAATTTATTAAAATTATCCTCTTTTATGTTCAAAGAGGCGCAAAATATATTCGTCTCGATGCGGTTGGTTATCTCTGGAAAAAAATTGGCACTAGCTGTATTCATCTAACTGAAACCCATGCAGCAATTAGACTGATGCGCGAATTGTTACAAATGTTAAATGCTGATGTTGCTTTAATTACCGAAACAAATGTACCTAATCGAGAAAATTTAAGCTACTTTGGTAATCGAGACGAAGCGCACATGATCTACAACTTTAGTCTCCCGCCCTTACTCCTCAATGCACTTTTGCAAGGAAAATCAGAACACCTCAAAACCTGGATGATGAGTATGCCACCAGCCCCAATTGGTTGTGCTTATCTTAACTTTACTGCTTCCCATGATGGTATTGGTGTTCGTCCCGCCGAAGGATTACTAGCAGAAGAAGAATATCATCAACTGTTAGAAACAATGCAAAAATTTGGCGGACAAATCAGTATGAGGCAAAAAGCTGATGGTACAGAAAGTCCTTATGAAATCAATATTTCTTTGTTTGATGCCTTAAGAGGAACTGTTCGCGGAGAAGATCAATGGCAAGTGGAAAGATTTATCTGTTCCCAAACCATTATGATGTCGATTGAAGGCATTCCTGCCTTTTACATTCATAGTTTATTGGCAACTCCGAATGATTATGATAATGTTGCTAAAACTGGACGCAAACGTTCGATTAATCGTCATCAATGGGAAATTAATCAATTAGAAGAATTGTTAAGTGATCCTCAATCACCTCAATCTCGTGTTTTGAAAGAACTTAGTCGCAGAATTAAAATTCGCCGTCGTCAACCCGCTTTTCATCCTAATGCGACTCAATACACTTTGCACCCGATGAATAAGACTTTATTTGCTTTTTGGCGCCAAAGTAGAGAAAGAGATCAAAGTATTTTCTGTATTTTTAATCTTAGCGATCGCCAGCAGAAATTACGTCTATCTTATCTCAATTTGGTTTGTACTGATACTTGGTACGATTTGATTGGTAATAAAATACTCGATGAGCAAGACGATAAAATGATGCTCAAACCTTATCAATCAATTTGGTTGACCAATAAGTTTTAA
- a CDS encoding vWA domain-containing protein → MQVGLKSALSDPYLDVQQRSSQRQLSLAISAVNDARVQNLPLNLCLILDRSGSMNGKPLEKVKAAAVNLIKKLTNRDRISVVAFDHRAKVIIPNQLVSDSSQIERQIDTLVADGGTAIDEGLKLGIKEIAAGKQNTVSQIFLLTDGENEHGDNQRCLKLAQLASEHNITINTLGFGEHWNQDVLEQIADSAGGSLTYIEQPEQAIAEFEKLFTRVQTVGLTNAYLMMELMPEVRLAELKPVAQVSPETVELPTQLEGNYFTVRLGDLMIDRERIILVNLYIYPEEPGHQQIASVQVRYDDPSLGKEALFSEIFPIEVEVQEQYQSKPNSEVQHSVLALAKYRQTQIAEAKLQQGDLTGAATMLQTAAKTALQLGDEQGATVLQTSATRLQAGEELSQGEKKKTRLVSKTILKQ, encoded by the coding sequence ATGCAAGTTGGTTTGAAGTCTGCTCTTAGCGATCCTTATCTTGACGTTCAACAAAGAAGTAGTCAACGTCAACTTTCTCTTGCTATTTCTGCCGTTAACGATGCAAGAGTACAAAATTTACCACTTAATTTGTGTCTAATTTTAGACCGTAGTGGTTCAATGAACGGCAAACCCTTAGAAAAAGTCAAAGCAGCAGCAGTCAATCTGATCAAAAAATTAACTAATCGCGATCGCATTTCGGTGGTAGCTTTTGATCATCGAGCTAAGGTAATTATTCCTAATCAATTAGTAAGCGATTCAAGTCAAATTGAGCGACAAATTGACACTTTGGTAGCAGATGGAGGAACTGCCATTGATGAAGGCTTGAAACTAGGAATTAAAGAAATAGCTGCGGGTAAACAAAATACCGTCTCGCAAATTTTTCTATTAACCGACGGCGAAAACGAACACGGCGACAATCAACGCTGTTTAAAACTAGCTCAACTCGCCTCAGAACACAATATCACGATTAATACTCTCGGTTTTGGCGAACATTGGAATCAGGATGTGTTAGAACAAATTGCCGATTCTGCTGGAGGTAGCCTTACTTATATCGAACAACCAGAACAAGCGATCGCTGAGTTTGAAAAATTATTCACTCGCGTTCAAACCGTCGGCTTAACCAATGCCTACCTGATGATGGAATTAATGCCTGAAGTTCGCTTGGCAGAGTTAAAACCTGTGGCGCAAGTCTCGCCAGAAACCGTAGAATTACCCACTCAATTAGAAGGTAACTATTTTACTGTTCGCTTGGGCGATTTAATGATTGATCGTGAGAGAATTATTTTAGTCAATCTTTACATCTATCCAGAAGAACCAGGACACCAGCAAATTGCCTCAGTACAAGTTCGCTACGATGACCCCTCTTTGGGAAAAGAAGCTTTATTTTCAGAAATTTTTCCCATCGAAGTAGAAGTACAAGAACAATATCAATCAAAACCAAACTCAGAAGTACAGCATTCGGTACTTGCTTTAGCCAAATATCGTCAAACCCAAATCGCCGAGGCAAAACTTCAACAAGGTGATCTCACTGGTGCAGCAACCATGTTACAAACAGCAGCTAAAACGGCGTTGCAGTTAGGAGATGAACAAGGAGCGACTGTACTACAAACCAGTGCTACTCGTCTTCAAGCAGGAGAAGAATTATCTCAAGGAGAAAAGAAAAAAACTCGGCTTGTTTCTAAGACGATTTTGAAGCAATAG
- a CDS encoding anthranilate phosphoribosyltransferase family protein, translating into MSNQFRELLKKVGSGTHTGKDLTRQEAEMATLMMLQQQATPAQIGAFMIAHRIKRPTPEELAGMLDAYEKLGTKLTLAQTNTKLPVVFGNPYDGRSRTVPLMPITALILATVGIPVILHGGDCMPTKYGISLIEIWRNLGVDFAGLSISQTTNLLEKTGIGFIYLPQHFPEANTLVPYRDQIGKRPPFATAELIWSPLIGNYHLVSGFVHPPTEERFQATFKLKGINHYTTVKGLEGSCDLARSRTGIIGLGQPDGSFERLHLHPRDYDLDGTDLSLESTPQLIEQLQAVIAGKNCELMPSAILNGGFYLWRFGICSDLTTSFTEAESILTQGKVADKLNQLQSQITTNTSVTLSEIV; encoded by the coding sequence ATGAGCAATCAGTTTCGAGAATTATTAAAAAAAGTCGGTAGCGGTACTCATACTGGTAAAGATTTAACTCGCCAAGAAGCAGAGATGGCAACTTTAATGATGTTGCAACAACAAGCAACTCCCGCTCAAATTGGTGCTTTTATGATTGCTCATCGAATTAAACGTCCAACTCCTGAAGAATTGGCAGGAATGCTCGATGCTTACGAAAAATTAGGCACAAAACTTACTCTAGCTCAGACTAACACTAAATTACCTGTTGTATTTGGCAATCCTTACGACGGGCGATCGCGTACCGTTCCACTGATGCCGATTACTGCTTTAATCTTAGCTACAGTAGGAATCCCTGTAATTTTACATGGTGGGGATTGTATGCCCACTAAATACGGAATTTCTTTAATCGAAATTTGGCGCAACTTGGGAGTTGATTTTGCTGGTTTATCAATCAGTCAAACTACTAACTTACTAGAAAAAACAGGCATTGGTTTTATTTATCTACCGCAACACTTTCCTGAAGCTAATACCCTAGTACCCTATCGCGATCAAATAGGTAAACGCCCTCCCTTTGCTACCGCAGAATTAATTTGGTCACCCTTAATAGGTAATTATCATCTGGTTTCTGGTTTCGTTCATCCTCCTACCGAAGAACGTTTTCAAGCAACTTTTAAATTAAAAGGAATTAATCACTACACCACCGTCAAAGGATTAGAAGGTAGTTGCGATCTTGCTCGAAGTCGTACAGGTATTATTGGTTTAGGACAACCAGATGGTAGCTTTGAACGCCTTCATCTCCATCCCCGCGATTACGATTTAGATGGCACAGATTTGTCTTTAGAATCTACCCCTCAATTAATCGAACAACTACAAGCAGTCATCGCAGGAAAAAATTGTGAATTAATGCCTTCAGCGATTTTAAATGGGGGTTTTTATCTCTGGCGGTTTGGGATTTGTTCAGATTTAACCACCAGTTTTACTGAAGCAGAAAGTATTTTAACTCAAGGCAAAGTCGCTGATAAATTAAATCAGTTGCAAAGTCAAATCACTACTAATACTAGCGTTACTCTCAGTGAAATAGTTTGA